A region from the Benincasa hispida cultivar B227 chromosome 10, ASM972705v1, whole genome shotgun sequence genome encodes:
- the LOC120087846 gene encoding uncharacterized protein LOC120087846 isoform X2, whose protein sequence is MDKISSHMKLAECKQSNLCKAHEQLHSEASSFLLFSLQWKDLETHFDSMREMIQTQSEELERREKALALKEGRLDDVKKSIDECSKVLEFKKNELSELNRLIVTCDGAVKQKEVELDIAQERLGVLSKDIKLKEDEVNKACMRFLDLEKELEEKEKAFDMVRKRIDDCEHVMELKEQKLNGIMLLIEERSMECEFKWKSVESIRTLLQEYEEELAIKEKQNDAIQMAIKESKGELKLKEKELETIQNMIATKWKEKRLDKIEKTIKVRTEELDLKEKEFGAMQSKLEALSEDLLSKESELESIKNCIKEHSKELDVQEKQLDGTQQSVRDCQNAVILLTNYVSTIEKAINECLKEWELKENHHDSPQESVHDYSNELPSVVKQHDSISLIVSKCLEGLKAQKEHFNVLRKSIEDRSNNLKNEENNFERRIEELIRKDEKLSMYLKEIESLKADMGSQILLLGKGPKELRLKEIQHNVVAEELESKEKDISLVRALMEKCNEKVKLIDDPNNIHLKLKTEESGCRLTSSSNTSNFHFGSALDGKLLLALLCEHLKLHDLVRTELIITLQTSSNPAKLVLDAMRWFYPPHTVSEDAKIDLHNVKRGCILLSELLLNFSPKITPPLREEALVLAGQWKAKMSTPVENHVEVVAFLLLVANFQLASDFNADELQILLNSISQYKQAFDLSRALGIVDKSSANEVLVSSSKNEQLSMDPNEKRLYLLLNKKLTGPKLIPSVILPILKESSYPAKLVLDLIQGSFHQQLKKEQLGLEERFLRWSTLLLKQLKQISPIIGPKEREDAMKLAVEWKLNMRSDSNGSMDAVVGFLQLLVSYGLTTSFSGDEILKLFENIVLHEQASELCLMFGYKQKIQEIVQILIGRKQFIEAVRFICGYKLESFRPVQILNEYLRDARNATVKASKKNTGQEDVPAAMDEAIDKEIDAVKSVITCIAYCNLSSEISSQGLENRVASLEEMRRLKCNCHGLPTSSTTQQPQLSNPTMGEMKPPHLEKSDMQQLHQNHHQPHHQHPLNNSAPQHVRKRRKFQNGPMKYPRKHPPTRPLFSSSSPRPRVHDEASMSQRYNPRFIGMHGLFGLDMGGHEATEHGNHYTRPTRSGT, encoded by the exons atggaCAAGATTTCTTCTCATATGAAACTTGCGGAGTGTAAGCAGAGTAATCTCTGCAAAGCACACGAACAGTTACATTCAGAGGCTTCTTCGTTTCTTCTCTTTAGTCTTCAATGGAAAGATTTAGAGACGCACTTCGATTCCATGCGAGAGATGATTCAAACGCAGTCTGAGGAGCTTGAGCGACGGGAGAAGGCTCTTGCCTTGAAGGAAGGGCGGTTGGATGATGTGAAGAAATCTATTGATGAATGCTCGAAAGTACTTGAGTTTAAGAAGAATGAACTGAGCGAGTTGAATCGTTTGATTGTGACATGTGATGGTGCGGTTAAACAGAAAGAGGTGGAATTGGATATAGCGCAAGAGAGACTAGGAGTTTTGTCGAAGGATATTAAATTGAAAGAAGATGAGGTTAATAAAGCCTGCATGAGATTCTTGGACCTTGAGAAGGAGTTGGAGGAGAAGGAGAAGGCATTTGATATGGTTCGAAAGAGGATTGATGATTGTGAGCATGTTATGGaattaaaagaacaaaaattaaatggtaTAATGCTCTTAATCGAAGAGCGGTCAATGGAATGTGAGTTCAAGTGGAAGAGTGTTGAATCGATAAGGACTTTGCTTCAAGAATACGAAGAAGAGCTTGCAATCAAAGAGAAGCAGAATGATGCAATCCAGATGGCAATTAAAGAGAGTAAGGGAGAACTCAAACTGAAAGAAAAGGAGCTTGAGACAATTCAAAATATGATTGCCACTAAGTGGAAAGAGAAAAGATTAGACAAGATAGAAAAGACTATAAAAGTGCGGACTGAAGAGCTTGATCTTAAAGAGAAGGAGTTTGGTGCAATGCAGAGCAAGTTGGAGGCTCTTTCTGAAGACTTGTTATCAAAGGAATCAGAATTAGAATCCATCAAAAACTGCATCAAGGAACATAGTAAAGAACTTGATGTGCAGGAAAAGCAACTTGATGGCACCCAACAATCTGTTCGAGATTGCCAGAATGCTGTTATACTGCTTACAAATTATGTTAGTACGATAGAAAAGGCCATCAACGAATGCTTAAAGGAATGGGAATTGAAGGAGAACCACCATGATTCACCACAAGAATCAGTGCATGACTACTCTAATGAGTTGCCATCAGTGGTGAAACAACACGATTCCATTTCTTTGATAGTCAGTAAATGCCTTGAAGGCCTAAAAGCTCAAAAAGAGCATTTCAATGTGTTAAGGAAGTCAATAGAAGATCGCTCAAATAATCTTAAGAACGAAGAAAACAATTTCGAAAGACGGATAGAGGAGCTCATCAGGAAAGATGAGAAATTGAGCATGTATCTAAAAGAGATTGAATCTTTAAAAGCGGACATGGGCTCGCAGATATTGTTGCTGGGAAAAGGGCCTAAAGAACTAAGATTAAAAGAAATACAACACAATGTGGTGGCTGAGGAACTTGagtcaaaagaaaaagatatcAGTCTAGTCAGAGCTTTGATGGAAAAATGTAATGAAAAGGTAAAATTGATAGATGATCCAAACAATATTCATCTGAAACTGAAAACTGAGGAATCAGGCTGCAGACTGACCAGCAGTTCTAatacttcaaattttcattttggatCGGCTTTAGATGGAAAGCTTCTTTTAGCTCTCTTATGTGAGCATCTGAAACTGCATGATTTGGTGCGCACAGAACTGATTATTACTCTTCAAACGTCTTCCAATCCTGCTAAGTTGGTTCTAGATGCTATGAGATGGTTCTACCCTCCACACACAGTGTCCGAAGATGCAAAAATCGATTTGCATAATGTCAAGAGGGGATGCATTTTGCTGTCTGAACTATTATTGAACTTCTCACCAAAAATCACGCCTCCGCTGAGAGAAGAAGCTCTAGTGCTGGCAGGCCAGTGGAAGGCTAAGATGTCGACGCCAGTTGAGAATCATGTGGAGGTGGTGGCATTCTTGCTACTTGTAGCTAATTTTCAGTTGGCCTCAGATTTTAATGCAGATGAACTGCAGATTCTTCTGAATTCTATTTCACAATATAAACAAGCATTTGATCTATCCCGAGCACTTGGTATTGTAGATAAATCATCTG CCAACGAAGTGTTGGTCTCTTCCTCAAAGAATGAACAGCTCAGCATGGATCCAAACGAGAAGAGATTATATTTACTTCTGAACAAGAAGTTGACTGGACCGAAATTGATACCAAGTGTAATCTTACCGATTCTTAAAGAGTCATCATACCCTGCAAAACTTGTCTTGGATCTGATTCAAGGTTCTTTTCACCAACAGCTGAAGAAAGAACAGTTAGGCTTGGAAGAAAGGTTTTTGAGGTGGTCGACACttcttttaaaacaattaaaGCAAATCTCACCAATTATTGGTCCAAAGGAAAGAGAAGATGCAATGAAGCTTGCAGTTGAGTGGAAATTGAACATGAGAAGTGATTCAAATGGGTCTATGGATGCTGTTGTTGGCTTCTTGCAACTTCTAGTGTCATATGGATTGACAACTTCGTTTAGCGGGGATGAGATTTTGAAGCTCTTTGAGAACATAGTGCTACATGAACAGGCATCAGAATTGTGCCTGATGTTTGGGTATAAGCAAAAGATACAAG AAATTGTACAAATTCTTATTGGAAGAAAGCAATTTATCGAGGCTGTGAGGTTTATATGTGGATACAAGTTGGAATCCTTTCGACCTGTACAGATACTGAACGAATATTTACGAGATGCAAGAAATGCCACTGTGAAAGCCAGCAAGAAGAATACAGGTCAGGAAGATGTACCTGCTGCCATG GATGAAGCCATAGATAAGGAGATAGATGCTGTGAAGTCGGTAATTACATGTATTGCATATTGTAACCTTAGTTCTGAAATCTCATCTCAAGGGCTTGAAAACCGTGTTGCTTCACTTGAAGAGATGAGAAGGTTGAAATGCAACTGCCATGGTCTACCGACAAGTTCGACGACTCAGCAACCACAACTTTCAAATCCGACTATGGGTGAAATGAAACCACCACATTTGGAGAAGTCCGACATGCAACAACTGCACCAGAACCACCATCAACCCCATCACCAACATCCATTGAATAACTCTGCACCGCAACATGTGCGGAAGAGACGTAAGTTTCAAAATGGTCCAATGAAATACCCTCGAAAGCATCCTCCAACTCGTCCTCTGTTCTCAAGTTCATCTCCAAGACCAAGAGTACACGATGAAGCGTCAATGTCTCAGCGGTACAATCCAAGATTTATTGGAATGCATGGGCTATTTGGTCTCGATATGGGTGGTCATGAAGCTACTGAACATGGAAATCATTATACACGCCCAACTAGGTCTGGAACATAA
- the LOC120087846 gene encoding FRIGIDA-like protein 5 isoform X4, producing MDKISSHMKLAECKQSNLCKAHEQLHSEASSFLLFSLQWKDLETHFDSMREMIQTQSEELERREKALALKEGRLDDVKKSIDECSKVLEFKKNELSELNRLIVTCDGAVKQKEVELDIAQERLGVLSKDIKLKEDEVNKACMRFLDLEKELEEKEKAFDMVRKRIDDCEHVMELKEQKLNGIMLLIEERSMECEFKWKSVESIRTLLQEYEEELAIKEKQNDAIQMAIKESKGELKLKEKELETIQNMIATKWKEKRLDKIEKTIKVRTEELDLKEKEFGAMQSKLEALSEDLLSKESELESIKNCIKEHSKELDVQEKQLDGTQQSVRDCQNAVILLTNYVSTIEKAINECLKEWELKENHHDSPQESVHDYSNELPSVVKQHDSISLIVSKCLEGLKAQKEHFNVLRKSIEDRSNNLKNEENNFERRIEELIRKDEKLSMYLKEIESLKADMGSQILLLGKGPKELRLKEIQHNVVAEELESKEKDISLVRALMEKCNEKVKLIDDPNNIHLKLKTEESGCRLTSSSNTSNFHFGSALDGKLLLALLCEHLKLHDLVRTELIITLQTSSNPAKLVLDAMRWFYPPHTVSEDAKIDLHNVKRGCILLSELLLNFSPKITPPLREEALVLAGQWKAKMSTPVENHVEVVAFLLLVANFQLASDFNADELQILLNSISQYKQAFDLSRALGIVDKSSEVSATPSFVKLEQPESLPANEVLVSSSKNEQLSMDPNEKRLYLLLNKKLTGPKLIPSVILPILKESSYPAKLVLDLIQGSFHQQLKKEQLGLEERFLRWSTLLLKQLKQISPIIGPKEREDAMKLAVEWKLNMRSDSNGSMDAVVGFLQLLVSYGLTTSFSGDEILKLFENIVLHEQASELCLMFGYKQKIQEIVQILIGRKQFIEAVRFICGYKLESFRPVQILNEYLRDARNATVKASKKNTG from the exons atggaCAAGATTTCTTCTCATATGAAACTTGCGGAGTGTAAGCAGAGTAATCTCTGCAAAGCACACGAACAGTTACATTCAGAGGCTTCTTCGTTTCTTCTCTTTAGTCTTCAATGGAAAGATTTAGAGACGCACTTCGATTCCATGCGAGAGATGATTCAAACGCAGTCTGAGGAGCTTGAGCGACGGGAGAAGGCTCTTGCCTTGAAGGAAGGGCGGTTGGATGATGTGAAGAAATCTATTGATGAATGCTCGAAAGTACTTGAGTTTAAGAAGAATGAACTGAGCGAGTTGAATCGTTTGATTGTGACATGTGATGGTGCGGTTAAACAGAAAGAGGTGGAATTGGATATAGCGCAAGAGAGACTAGGAGTTTTGTCGAAGGATATTAAATTGAAAGAAGATGAGGTTAATAAAGCCTGCATGAGATTCTTGGACCTTGAGAAGGAGTTGGAGGAGAAGGAGAAGGCATTTGATATGGTTCGAAAGAGGATTGATGATTGTGAGCATGTTATGGaattaaaagaacaaaaattaaatggtaTAATGCTCTTAATCGAAGAGCGGTCAATGGAATGTGAGTTCAAGTGGAAGAGTGTTGAATCGATAAGGACTTTGCTTCAAGAATACGAAGAAGAGCTTGCAATCAAAGAGAAGCAGAATGATGCAATCCAGATGGCAATTAAAGAGAGTAAGGGAGAACTCAAACTGAAAGAAAAGGAGCTTGAGACAATTCAAAATATGATTGCCACTAAGTGGAAAGAGAAAAGATTAGACAAGATAGAAAAGACTATAAAAGTGCGGACTGAAGAGCTTGATCTTAAAGAGAAGGAGTTTGGTGCAATGCAGAGCAAGTTGGAGGCTCTTTCTGAAGACTTGTTATCAAAGGAATCAGAATTAGAATCCATCAAAAACTGCATCAAGGAACATAGTAAAGAACTTGATGTGCAGGAAAAGCAACTTGATGGCACCCAACAATCTGTTCGAGATTGCCAGAATGCTGTTATACTGCTTACAAATTATGTTAGTACGATAGAAAAGGCCATCAACGAATGCTTAAAGGAATGGGAATTGAAGGAGAACCACCATGATTCACCACAAGAATCAGTGCATGACTACTCTAATGAGTTGCCATCAGTGGTGAAACAACACGATTCCATTTCTTTGATAGTCAGTAAATGCCTTGAAGGCCTAAAAGCTCAAAAAGAGCATTTCAATGTGTTAAGGAAGTCAATAGAAGATCGCTCAAATAATCTTAAGAACGAAGAAAACAATTTCGAAAGACGGATAGAGGAGCTCATCAGGAAAGATGAGAAATTGAGCATGTATCTAAAAGAGATTGAATCTTTAAAAGCGGACATGGGCTCGCAGATATTGTTGCTGGGAAAAGGGCCTAAAGAACTAAGATTAAAAGAAATACAACACAATGTGGTGGCTGAGGAACTTGagtcaaaagaaaaagatatcAGTCTAGTCAGAGCTTTGATGGAAAAATGTAATGAAAAGGTAAAATTGATAGATGATCCAAACAATATTCATCTGAAACTGAAAACTGAGGAATCAGGCTGCAGACTGACCAGCAGTTCTAatacttcaaattttcattttggatCGGCTTTAGATGGAAAGCTTCTTTTAGCTCTCTTATGTGAGCATCTGAAACTGCATGATTTGGTGCGCACAGAACTGATTATTACTCTTCAAACGTCTTCCAATCCTGCTAAGTTGGTTCTAGATGCTATGAGATGGTTCTACCCTCCACACACAGTGTCCGAAGATGCAAAAATCGATTTGCATAATGTCAAGAGGGGATGCATTTTGCTGTCTGAACTATTATTGAACTTCTCACCAAAAATCACGCCTCCGCTGAGAGAAGAAGCTCTAGTGCTGGCAGGCCAGTGGAAGGCTAAGATGTCGACGCCAGTTGAGAATCATGTGGAGGTGGTGGCATTCTTGCTACTTGTAGCTAATTTTCAGTTGGCCTCAGATTTTAATGCAGATGAACTGCAGATTCTTCTGAATTCTATTTCACAATATAAACAAGCATTTGATCTATCCCGAGCACTTGGTATTGTAGATAAATCATCTG AGGTCAGTGCAACTCCTAGTTTTGTTAAACTGGAACAACCTGAATCTTTGCCAGCCAACGAAGTGTTGGTCTCTTCCTCAAAGAATGAACAGCTCAGCATGGATCCAAACGAGAAGAGATTATATTTACTTCTGAACAAGAAGTTGACTGGACCGAAATTGATACCAAGTGTAATCTTACCGATTCTTAAAGAGTCATCATACCCTGCAAAACTTGTCTTGGATCTGATTCAAGGTTCTTTTCACCAACAGCTGAAGAAAGAACAGTTAGGCTTGGAAGAAAGGTTTTTGAGGTGGTCGACACttcttttaaaacaattaaaGCAAATCTCACCAATTATTGGTCCAAAGGAAAGAGAAGATGCAATGAAGCTTGCAGTTGAGTGGAAATTGAACATGAGAAGTGATTCAAATGGGTCTATGGATGCTGTTGTTGGCTTCTTGCAACTTCTAGTGTCATATGGATTGACAACTTCGTTTAGCGGGGATGAGATTTTGAAGCTCTTTGAGAACATAGTGCTACATGAACAGGCATCAGAATTGTGCCTGATGTTTGGGTATAAGCAAAAGATACAAG AAATTGTACAAATTCTTATTGGAAGAAAGCAATTTATCGAGGCTGTGAGGTTTATATGTGGATACAAGTTGGAATCCTTTCGACCTGTACAGATACTGAACGAATATTTACGAGATGCAAGAAATGCCACTGTGAAAGCCAGCAAGAAGAATACAG GATGA
- the LOC120087846 gene encoding uncharacterized protein LOC120087846 isoform X1 has product MDKISSHMKLAECKQSNLCKAHEQLHSEASSFLLFSLQWKDLETHFDSMREMIQTQSEELERREKALALKEGRLDDVKKSIDECSKVLEFKKNELSELNRLIVTCDGAVKQKEVELDIAQERLGVLSKDIKLKEDEVNKACMRFLDLEKELEEKEKAFDMVRKRIDDCEHVMELKEQKLNGIMLLIEERSMECEFKWKSVESIRTLLQEYEEELAIKEKQNDAIQMAIKESKGELKLKEKELETIQNMIATKWKEKRLDKIEKTIKVRTEELDLKEKEFGAMQSKLEALSEDLLSKESELESIKNCIKEHSKELDVQEKQLDGTQQSVRDCQNAVILLTNYVSTIEKAINECLKEWELKENHHDSPQESVHDYSNELPSVVKQHDSISLIVSKCLEGLKAQKEHFNVLRKSIEDRSNNLKNEENNFERRIEELIRKDEKLSMYLKEIESLKADMGSQILLLGKGPKELRLKEIQHNVVAEELESKEKDISLVRALMEKCNEKVKLIDDPNNIHLKLKTEESGCRLTSSSNTSNFHFGSALDGKLLLALLCEHLKLHDLVRTELIITLQTSSNPAKLVLDAMRWFYPPHTVSEDAKIDLHNVKRGCILLSELLLNFSPKITPPLREEALVLAGQWKAKMSTPVENHVEVVAFLLLVANFQLASDFNADELQILLNSISQYKQAFDLSRALGIVDKSSEVSATPSFVKLEQPESLPANEVLVSSSKNEQLSMDPNEKRLYLLLNKKLTGPKLIPSVILPILKESSYPAKLVLDLIQGSFHQQLKKEQLGLEERFLRWSTLLLKQLKQISPIIGPKEREDAMKLAVEWKLNMRSDSNGSMDAVVGFLQLLVSYGLTTSFSGDEILKLFENIVLHEQASELCLMFGYKQKIQEIVQILIGRKQFIEAVRFICGYKLESFRPVQILNEYLRDARNATVKASKKNTGQEDVPAAMDEAIDKEIDAVKSVITCIAYCNLSSEISSQGLENRVASLEEMRRLKCNCHGLPTSSTTQQPQLSNPTMGEMKPPHLEKSDMQQLHQNHHQPHHQHPLNNSAPQHVRKRRKFQNGPMKYPRKHPPTRPLFSSSSPRPRVHDEASMSQRYNPRFIGMHGLFGLDMGGHEATEHGNHYTRPTRSGT; this is encoded by the exons atggaCAAGATTTCTTCTCATATGAAACTTGCGGAGTGTAAGCAGAGTAATCTCTGCAAAGCACACGAACAGTTACATTCAGAGGCTTCTTCGTTTCTTCTCTTTAGTCTTCAATGGAAAGATTTAGAGACGCACTTCGATTCCATGCGAGAGATGATTCAAACGCAGTCTGAGGAGCTTGAGCGACGGGAGAAGGCTCTTGCCTTGAAGGAAGGGCGGTTGGATGATGTGAAGAAATCTATTGATGAATGCTCGAAAGTACTTGAGTTTAAGAAGAATGAACTGAGCGAGTTGAATCGTTTGATTGTGACATGTGATGGTGCGGTTAAACAGAAAGAGGTGGAATTGGATATAGCGCAAGAGAGACTAGGAGTTTTGTCGAAGGATATTAAATTGAAAGAAGATGAGGTTAATAAAGCCTGCATGAGATTCTTGGACCTTGAGAAGGAGTTGGAGGAGAAGGAGAAGGCATTTGATATGGTTCGAAAGAGGATTGATGATTGTGAGCATGTTATGGaattaaaagaacaaaaattaaatggtaTAATGCTCTTAATCGAAGAGCGGTCAATGGAATGTGAGTTCAAGTGGAAGAGTGTTGAATCGATAAGGACTTTGCTTCAAGAATACGAAGAAGAGCTTGCAATCAAAGAGAAGCAGAATGATGCAATCCAGATGGCAATTAAAGAGAGTAAGGGAGAACTCAAACTGAAAGAAAAGGAGCTTGAGACAATTCAAAATATGATTGCCACTAAGTGGAAAGAGAAAAGATTAGACAAGATAGAAAAGACTATAAAAGTGCGGACTGAAGAGCTTGATCTTAAAGAGAAGGAGTTTGGTGCAATGCAGAGCAAGTTGGAGGCTCTTTCTGAAGACTTGTTATCAAAGGAATCAGAATTAGAATCCATCAAAAACTGCATCAAGGAACATAGTAAAGAACTTGATGTGCAGGAAAAGCAACTTGATGGCACCCAACAATCTGTTCGAGATTGCCAGAATGCTGTTATACTGCTTACAAATTATGTTAGTACGATAGAAAAGGCCATCAACGAATGCTTAAAGGAATGGGAATTGAAGGAGAACCACCATGATTCACCACAAGAATCAGTGCATGACTACTCTAATGAGTTGCCATCAGTGGTGAAACAACACGATTCCATTTCTTTGATAGTCAGTAAATGCCTTGAAGGCCTAAAAGCTCAAAAAGAGCATTTCAATGTGTTAAGGAAGTCAATAGAAGATCGCTCAAATAATCTTAAGAACGAAGAAAACAATTTCGAAAGACGGATAGAGGAGCTCATCAGGAAAGATGAGAAATTGAGCATGTATCTAAAAGAGATTGAATCTTTAAAAGCGGACATGGGCTCGCAGATATTGTTGCTGGGAAAAGGGCCTAAAGAACTAAGATTAAAAGAAATACAACACAATGTGGTGGCTGAGGAACTTGagtcaaaagaaaaagatatcAGTCTAGTCAGAGCTTTGATGGAAAAATGTAATGAAAAGGTAAAATTGATAGATGATCCAAACAATATTCATCTGAAACTGAAAACTGAGGAATCAGGCTGCAGACTGACCAGCAGTTCTAatacttcaaattttcattttggatCGGCTTTAGATGGAAAGCTTCTTTTAGCTCTCTTATGTGAGCATCTGAAACTGCATGATTTGGTGCGCACAGAACTGATTATTACTCTTCAAACGTCTTCCAATCCTGCTAAGTTGGTTCTAGATGCTATGAGATGGTTCTACCCTCCACACACAGTGTCCGAAGATGCAAAAATCGATTTGCATAATGTCAAGAGGGGATGCATTTTGCTGTCTGAACTATTATTGAACTTCTCACCAAAAATCACGCCTCCGCTGAGAGAAGAAGCTCTAGTGCTGGCAGGCCAGTGGAAGGCTAAGATGTCGACGCCAGTTGAGAATCATGTGGAGGTGGTGGCATTCTTGCTACTTGTAGCTAATTTTCAGTTGGCCTCAGATTTTAATGCAGATGAACTGCAGATTCTTCTGAATTCTATTTCACAATATAAACAAGCATTTGATCTATCCCGAGCACTTGGTATTGTAGATAAATCATCTG AGGTCAGTGCAACTCCTAGTTTTGTTAAACTGGAACAACCTGAATCTTTGCCAGCCAACGAAGTGTTGGTCTCTTCCTCAAAGAATGAACAGCTCAGCATGGATCCAAACGAGAAGAGATTATATTTACTTCTGAACAAGAAGTTGACTGGACCGAAATTGATACCAAGTGTAATCTTACCGATTCTTAAAGAGTCATCATACCCTGCAAAACTTGTCTTGGATCTGATTCAAGGTTCTTTTCACCAACAGCTGAAGAAAGAACAGTTAGGCTTGGAAGAAAGGTTTTTGAGGTGGTCGACACttcttttaaaacaattaaaGCAAATCTCACCAATTATTGGTCCAAAGGAAAGAGAAGATGCAATGAAGCTTGCAGTTGAGTGGAAATTGAACATGAGAAGTGATTCAAATGGGTCTATGGATGCTGTTGTTGGCTTCTTGCAACTTCTAGTGTCATATGGATTGACAACTTCGTTTAGCGGGGATGAGATTTTGAAGCTCTTTGAGAACATAGTGCTACATGAACAGGCATCAGAATTGTGCCTGATGTTTGGGTATAAGCAAAAGATACAAG AAATTGTACAAATTCTTATTGGAAGAAAGCAATTTATCGAGGCTGTGAGGTTTATATGTGGATACAAGTTGGAATCCTTTCGACCTGTACAGATACTGAACGAATATTTACGAGATGCAAGAAATGCCACTGTGAAAGCCAGCAAGAAGAATACAGGTCAGGAAGATGTACCTGCTGCCATG GATGAAGCCATAGATAAGGAGATAGATGCTGTGAAGTCGGTAATTACATGTATTGCATATTGTAACCTTAGTTCTGAAATCTCATCTCAAGGGCTTGAAAACCGTGTTGCTTCACTTGAAGAGATGAGAAGGTTGAAATGCAACTGCCATGGTCTACCGACAAGTTCGACGACTCAGCAACCACAACTTTCAAATCCGACTATGGGTGAAATGAAACCACCACATTTGGAGAAGTCCGACATGCAACAACTGCACCAGAACCACCATCAACCCCATCACCAACATCCATTGAATAACTCTGCACCGCAACATGTGCGGAAGAGACGTAAGTTTCAAAATGGTCCAATGAAATACCCTCGAAAGCATCCTCCAACTCGTCCTCTGTTCTCAAGTTCATCTCCAAGACCAAGAGTACACGATGAAGCGTCAATGTCTCAGCGGTACAATCCAAGATTTATTGGAATGCATGGGCTATTTGGTCTCGATATGGGTGGTCATGAAGCTACTGAACATGGAAATCATTATACACGCCCAACTAGGTCTGGAACATAA